A genomic window from Glaciihabitans sp. INWT7 includes:
- a CDS encoding tryptophan 2,3-dioxygenase, which produces MTSEGDPAKIPANTRELETNIVTDFSEQLSYGEYLALDDVLNAQHLRSKPAHHDEMLFIIQHQTSELWLKLMIHELRSARAALQRDDLGTALKRIARVKHIQVSMTEQWSVLATLTPSEYVEFRRFLATSSGFQSYQYRAVEFLLGNKNAKMLDVFAAEPEAQAILGRLLEEPTLYDEFLHFLARAGFAIPPAVLQRDVTLAHVFTPELVPVFVSIYQSSSDNWRVYEACEEFVDLEDNFQLWRFRHLRTVSRTIGIKSGTGGSSEVQFLERALSLTFFPELFAVRNEIGA; this is translated from the coding sequence ATGACCAGTGAAGGCGACCCGGCGAAGATCCCCGCCAACACCCGCGAGCTCGAGACAAACATCGTCACCGACTTCTCGGAGCAACTCAGTTACGGCGAATACCTCGCACTCGACGATGTGCTGAATGCCCAGCACCTGAGATCGAAGCCCGCTCACCACGACGAGATGCTGTTCATCATCCAGCACCAGACGAGCGAGCTCTGGTTGAAGCTCATGATCCACGAGCTGAGATCGGCGCGGGCGGCACTTCAGCGGGACGACCTTGGCACTGCTTTAAAGCGGATCGCGCGGGTAAAGCACATCCAGGTGTCGATGACCGAGCAATGGTCGGTGCTCGCCACCCTCACGCCCTCGGAATACGTCGAGTTCCGCCGCTTCCTCGCGACGTCATCCGGATTCCAGTCCTACCAGTACCGCGCCGTGGAGTTTCTGCTCGGCAACAAGAACGCGAAGATGCTCGACGTCTTCGCCGCCGAACCGGAAGCGCAGGCCATCCTCGGTCGGCTGTTGGAGGAGCCGACGCTGTACGACGAGTTCCTGCACTTTCTGGCCCGTGCCGGTTTCGCTATTCCCCCCGCGGTGCTGCAGCGTGATGTGACCCTCGCCCATGTCTTCACACCGGAACTCGTTCCGGTGTTCGTCTCGATCTACCAGTCGTCGAGCGACAACTGGCGCGTCTACGAGGCGTGCGAGGAGTTCGTGGATCTCGAAGACAACTTCCAACTGTGGCGCTTCCGTCATCTGCGTACCGTGTCGCGCACGATCGGCATCAAGAGCGGCACGGGCGGATCGAGTGAGGTGCAGTTTCTCGAGCGCGCCCTCAGCCTCACCTTCTTCCCCGAGCTGTTCGCCGTGCGCAACGAGATCGGCGCCTGA
- a CDS encoding kynureninase, translating into MTIDTPLPTGRELDETDPLAEYTRRFIPSDEVVAYLDGNSLGRPLSVTVDRVSEFITGAWGSRLIRSWDEQWMELPFSLGDRIGRVTLGAAAGQTLVGDSTTVLLYKLIRAAVDLHPERTEILIDTDNFPTDRYILEGVAAERGLTLRWIEADPQGGVTAELVRAAVGERTALVVLSQIAYRSGYIADVPAITEVIHAAGALVLWDLCHSAGSVPVKLDEWGVDLAVGCSYKYLNGGPGAPAFAYVAAALQDSLRQPIWGWMGADDVFAMADGFTPAPGMRRFLSGTPPVLGMVPMHDMLELIEEVGIDAIRAKSLRLTDFVIRWAEEHLTEFGVTVGGPRADPERGSHVTLLHPQFQKVTRLLWERDVIPDFRFPTGLRIGLSPLSTSFAEVEIGLENVRDILRHLVP; encoded by the coding sequence ATGACCATCGACACGCCCCTGCCCACCGGCCGCGAACTCGACGAGACGGATCCACTGGCCGAATACACGCGTCGCTTCATTCCGAGCGACGAGGTCGTCGCCTACCTCGACGGCAACTCCCTCGGGCGCCCCCTCTCGGTGACCGTCGATCGGGTTTCGGAATTCATCACCGGAGCGTGGGGTTCGCGACTCATCCGCTCGTGGGACGAGCAATGGATGGAGCTCCCCTTCAGCCTCGGAGACCGGATCGGCCGAGTGACACTCGGCGCCGCCGCGGGGCAGACCCTCGTCGGCGATTCGACGACGGTGCTGCTCTACAAGCTGATCCGCGCTGCAGTGGACCTTCACCCGGAGCGCACCGAGATCCTCATCGACACCGACAACTTCCCGACGGATCGCTACATCCTCGAAGGAGTCGCGGCCGAGCGCGGGCTCACCCTTCGCTGGATCGAAGCCGACCCGCAGGGCGGGGTGACGGCAGAGCTCGTCCGTGCCGCCGTCGGCGAGCGCACCGCACTCGTGGTCCTGAGTCAGATCGCGTACCGCTCGGGGTACATCGCCGACGTGCCGGCCATCACCGAGGTGATTCACGCGGCCGGCGCACTCGTGCTCTGGGATCTGTGCCACTCGGCCGGGTCCGTGCCGGTGAAGCTGGACGAGTGGGGCGTCGACCTCGCGGTGGGGTGCAGCTACAAGTACCTCAACGGCGGGCCGGGGGCACCCGCTTTCGCGTACGTGGCCGCGGCACTGCAAGACTCGCTTCGCCAGCCGATCTGGGGATGGATGGGCGCCGATGACGTATTCGCGATGGCCGACGGCTTCACGCCCGCGCCGGGTATGCGCCGGTTCCTGAGCGGCACGCCCCCGGTGCTCGGAATGGTGCCGATGCACGACATGCTCGAGCTCATCGAAGAGGTCGGTATCGACGCGATCCGTGCGAAGTCCCTCCGCCTCACCGACTTCGTGATCCGTTGGGCGGAAGAGCATCTCACCGAATTCGGCGTGACCGTCGGCGGACCGCGTGCCGACCCCGAGCGGGGAAGCCACGTGACTCTGTTGCATCCGCAATTCCAGAAGGTCACCCGGCTGCTCTGGGAGCGGGATGTGATCCCGGACTTCCGCTTTCCCACCGGGCTCCGCATCGGGCTTTCGCCGCTCAGCACGAGCTTTGCCGAGGTGGAAATCGGGCTGGAGAACGTGCGGGACATCCTGCGACACCTGGTGCCATGA
- a CDS encoding amidohydrolase yields the protein MTSMRAGRALVDEHWVDGTILPGFCDSHVHLALVDAAELMPGGIARVIDLGWDPAVARRWPASAGSGGLGIDIAGAILTSPGGYPGSSGWAPSEAAREIRTALEAESAIADIRAIGGRVAKIALNSTAGPVWGDDLLETVVSAAHRAGLPVVAHAEGTGQAARALIAGVDALAHTPWTEHLDDGLLRSMAERMSWISTIDIHGYGSGGPDFERAIGNLERFAAAGGRVHYGTDLGNGPLPTGLNHRELAALTAALPSAETVIESLAGFLALPSAPRTASFIPGPAYDGSTGLVDWLCTGSVVPITHLEETPA from the coding sequence ATGACATCGATGCGCGCGGGACGTGCGCTGGTCGACGAGCACTGGGTAGACGGGACGATTCTTCCCGGGTTCTGTGACAGCCATGTCCACCTCGCGCTCGTCGATGCCGCGGAGCTGATGCCCGGCGGGATCGCGCGGGTGATCGACCTCGGCTGGGATCCGGCTGTCGCGCGACGCTGGCCCGCCTCGGCGGGGTCCGGCGGCCTCGGCATTGATATCGCCGGCGCGATCCTCACCTCGCCGGGAGGGTATCCGGGATCGTCCGGGTGGGCTCCCTCTGAGGCCGCACGGGAGATCAGAACCGCCCTCGAAGCAGAGTCCGCGATCGCCGATATCCGGGCCATCGGCGGCCGGGTGGCGAAGATCGCCCTCAACAGCACGGCCGGCCCGGTGTGGGGGGACGACCTGCTCGAGACTGTCGTGTCGGCCGCACACCGAGCCGGGCTGCCCGTCGTCGCTCACGCGGAGGGCACCGGCCAGGCGGCGCGAGCTCTCATCGCGGGCGTCGACGCCCTCGCCCACACCCCGTGGACAGAGCATCTCGACGACGGGCTGCTGCGCAGCATGGCCGAACGGATGTCATGGATCTCGACCATCGACATCCACGGCTACGGCTCCGGCGGACCCGACTTCGAGCGCGCGATAGGCAACCTCGAGAGGTTCGCCGCCGCCGGGGGGCGCGTGCACTACGGCACCGATCTCGGCAACGGCCCCCTGCCCACCGGGCTCAACCACCGCGAGCTCGCGGCTCTCACTGCGGCACTCCCGAGCGCCGAAACCGTGATCGAATCCCTCGCCGGATTCCTAGCGCTGCCTTCTGCGCCCCGCACCGCATCCTTCATTCCCGGACCGGCATACGACGGATCCACTGGGCTCGTCGACTGGCTCTGCACCGGCTCGGTCGTGCCCATCACCCACCTCGAGGAGACCCCCGCATGA